Proteins co-encoded in one Chlorogloeopsis sp. ULAP01 genomic window:
- a CDS encoding M50 family metallopeptidase, translating into MQLEFVLILFIWLYFSIFCHEMGHFLTAKIVGFNPYLVKIGMGKKILQFKLFSSVIEFGSIPGGGITYISNLELKWLKSKLILMYLGGPIVNFILFFALTKLSNYYDGEILVDVSFVEIINFLAYIEILLFIFNILPLEAKQYGMNVGSDGKQVIDALTKSNQQFIQKLLGLSRYTSKQDNSSNQFFNNDLKSLQLLFKAQAQINRQNFDDAVELLELLLNNSHFITRDKIYIIDILASIVINHGENKYLQKADKWSGEALLLANDIKTVQGTRGSILIELGRYNEGKEMLLPLTEAGNDTIDIVVSCCYIAKADYFLGNEEQAKNWLKKAKKVGAGSPTLHQIISRIQREINCFV; encoded by the coding sequence ATGCAATTAGAATTTGTTTTAATTCTTTTTATATGGCTTTACTTTTCAATTTTTTGCCATGAAATGGGACATTTTCTCACAGCTAAGATAGTAGGTTTTAATCCATATCTTGTTAAAATAGGAATGGGCAAAAAAATCTTGCAATTCAAGCTATTTAGCTCTGTAATTGAGTTTGGAAGTATTCCTGGTGGCGGTATAACTTATATATCTAATTTAGAACTAAAATGGCTCAAGTCGAAACTTATACTTATGTATTTAGGTGGGCCAATTGTTAATTTTATTCTTTTTTTTGCACTCACAAAACTTTCTAACTACTATGATGGTGAAATTTTAGTTGATGTAAGTTTTGTAGAAATCATAAATTTTTTAGCTTATATAGAAATTTTACTATTTATTTTTAATATTTTACCGTTAGAAGCTAAACAGTATGGCATGAATGTTGGAAGTGATGGTAAACAAGTAATAGATGCTTTAACTAAAAGCAATCAGCAGTTTATTCAAAAACTATTAGGATTATCAAGATACACATCAAAACAAGATAATTCTTCAAATCAATTTTTCAACAATGATTTAAAAAGTTTACAGTTACTATTTAAAGCACAAGCTCAAATTAATAGACAAAATTTTGATGATGCAGTTGAATTACTGGAGTTACTTTTAAATAATTCTCATTTTATAACAAGAGATAAAATTTATATTATCGACATTTTAGCTTCTATTGTGATAAATCATGGAGAAAATAAATATCTACAAAAAGCTGATAAATGGTCAGGAGAAGCACTTTTATTAGCTAATGATATCAAGACTGTGCAGGGAACGAGAGGTTCTATTCTGATAGAATTAGGTAGATATAATGAAGGTAAAGAAATGCTTTTACCTTTAACGGAAGCAGGCAATGATACTATCGATATAGTAGTTAGTTGTTGCTATATTGCTAAAGCAGATTACTTTTTGGGTAATGAAGAGCAGGCAAAAAAT
- a CDS encoding GNAT family N-acetyltransferase, with amino-acid sequence MKEELQHKFYISTDKTKLDIRMIHGFLKDSYWAENIPLAIVEKAVQNSLCFGLYESNKQVGFARVITDYATSALLKDVFILEPYRGQGLGKWFVEFILEYPELQDVQRWLLGTKDAHGLYRRYGFKNLTEPERIMMRLNVPAYQH; translated from the coding sequence ATGAAAGAAGAGTTACAGCATAAGTTTTATATCAGCACTGATAAAACAAAATTAGATATAAGAATGATTCATGGTTTCTTAAAAGATTCCTATTGGGCTGAAAATATACCATTAGCGATTGTAGAAAAGGCAGTTCAAAATTCTTTATGTTTTGGACTGTATGAAAGCAACAAACAAGTTGGTTTTGCCAGAGTCATTACTGACTATGCAACTTCTGCGTTATTAAAAGATGTTTTCATATTAGAGCCTTATCGCGGACAGGGTTTAGGAAAATGGTTTGTTGAGTTTATTTTGGAATATCCAGAACTGCAAGACGTGCAAAGGTGGCTGTTAGGAACAAAGGATGCTCATGGGCTTTACCGTCGCTATGGTTTTAAAAATTTAACAGAACCAGAAAGAATTATGATGCGTTTAAATGTTCCTGCGTATCAGCACTAA